The following is a genomic window from Deinococcota bacterium.
ACGCCGCCACGGTAAGCGGCCTCGTCACCGGCCGCAAGCTGACGCGGAGCCGGCGCGGCATGACGGTGGTGCGGGCCTTTCTGGAGGACTCGCTGGGCGCCAGGCTGACCGCGGTGTGGTTCAACCAGCCCTGGCTCGAGAAGCAGCTCTTTCCCGGCCAGCGCCTGATCATTACCGGCAAGGTCAAGCGGCGCGGGCGCCTGCTCGAGGTGAATGTCTCCCACCATGAGATCGACGAGGACAAGGAGTCGCTGTCGGCGGGGCGCATCGTGGGCATCTACCCGAGCACCCAGGGGCTCAGCCAGAGCTACCTGCGCCGGGCGGCCCACAGGCTGCTGGCGGCGGTGCCGACCTTTCCCGACCATTTACCAAAGACCGTCCTGGAACGGCAGGCGCTCGTTTCGCTGGACGCGGCCTTGCGCGAGATCCACTTTCCCAGCGACGAGAAGGCCCTGGCCCAGGCCATCCGCCGGCTCAAGTTCGACGAGTTTCTCTTTCTCGAGCTGCGCGTGCTCCTAAACCGCGACACCACCCTTCTGGGCAAGCGCTTTACGGTGCAAGACGAGGACCTGGCGACCTTTGAAGCGAGCCTGCCCTTCGCCTTCACCGGCGCCCAGCGGCGCGCCTTGCGCGAGATCCTTGCCGACATGGCCGGCGACCGCCAGATGGCCCGGCTGCTGCAGGGCGACGTCGGCTCGGGCAAGACGGCGGTCGCGGCCGCCGCCATGTACATTGCCGTCAAGAACGGCTATCAGGCCGCCCTGATGGCGCCCACCGAGATCCTCGCCCGGCAGCACTACCTGAACTTTCTCGCCTACCTCTATCCGCTCGGCCTCAGTATCGAGCTGTTGACGGGGGCGATGAGCCCGCGCGAGCGCCGCGAGGTGCGCGAGCGCCTGAGGGGCGCCCCGGCCGACCCGGGCGCCCCAGAACACCCGCACAATTCGCAAGTGGACCTGGTGGTCGGCACCCACGCGCTCATCCAGGAAGGGGTCGAGTTTCGCGACCTGGGCTTAGCCGTCATCGACGAGGAGCACCGCTTCGGCGTCGACCAGCGCCGCAAGCTGCTCTCCAGCATGCCCGACGTTCTGGTGATGAGCGCCACCCCCATTCCCCGCAGCCTGGCCCTCACCTACTACGGCGACCTCGAGCTCAGCATCATCGACGAGCTGCCGCCGGGCCGCAAACCCATCACCACCAAGCTGGTCAACGACTCCAAGCGCCGCGAGGTCTACCGCTTCGCCTGGGGCGAGATCAGGAAGGGCCGCCAGGTCTACCTGGTCACGCCGCTCATCGAGGAGTCCGAGGCCCTGGACGGCATCGTCTCGACCACGCGGATGTTCGACGACTTACGGGCCATCATGCCCCAGGGCTGCCGCACCGAGATGCTCCACGGCAAGATGCCGGGCACCGAAAAGGACAAGGTGATGGAGCGCTTCCGCCGCCACGACTTCGACCTGCTGGTCTCGACCACGGTGATCGAGGTGGGCGTCGACATTCCCAACGCCAGCTTGATGATCATCGAGAACGCCGAGAGGTTCGGCCTCTCGCAGCTCCACCAGCTACGCGGCCGCGTCGGCCGGGGCGAGTTTGAAAGCACCTGCGTGCTGATCGCCGGCGACCGCTCCAAGAAGACGCAGAGTCGCCTTGGGGTGATCGAAAAGCACAGCGACGGCTTCGTCATCGCCGAGAAGGACTTGGAGCTGCGTGGCCCCGGCGAGCTGCGCGGCACCAGGCAGTCGGGCCTGCCCGACCTGGTCCTGGGCGACCTGGCCAGCGACGGCGACATCATCGAGAAGGCGCGCGAGCTGGCCGTCACCATCCTCGACAAGGACCCTAAGCTCGAGGCCGCCTGGGCGCAGCGGCTCAAGGGCGAGCTGCAAAAGCGGGTCGAGGCGGTGGGCTTCCGGGAGATCATCTAGCCCGCCGTCTCAGCCTCGGCCAGGGGCTTGCTTCTCACGGCAGGCCGGCCGATAGGCTAGACTCTCCTAAGAGAAGCGTCATGAAGATTGGCATCGTTTCGGCAACCTACCGGCCGTCGCGCAACGGCGTGGCGACCTCGACGGCGCTCCTGGTGCGGGGCCTGCGCGGTTTGGGACACGAGGTGCGGGTGTTCGTACCCGGCCATCCCGAGGCCGAGCCGGAGCCGGGCGTCTACCGCCTGCCGAGCACCCTGTTCGGCGCGCCCAGGGACTACCCGGTGCTGCTGCCGCTGCCTCCCCAAATGAGCGCGCGCCTGCCGCTCGGCGACTTGGATATCATCCACGCCATGCATCCCTTCGTGGCGGGACGCACCGCGCTGCTCTGGGCGCGGCGGCTGCACCGGCCGCTGGTCTTCACCGCGCACACCCAGTACCACTCCTACGTCCACTACGCGCCGACCCCGGCCGGGCTCACGCGCTGGGCCATCAAGGGCCACGTCAGGCTGTTCGCGCAGCGCGCCGACCTGGTCCTGGCGCCGGGCCGGGCGATGGTCGAGACGCTACGCGGCTACGGCTACCACGGCGCGGTGAGCGTGATCCCCAACCCCGTGGATCTGGCGGCCTTTGGAGCTCTCGAGGCCGGTCGGGTGCGCCGGGCCCACGGCGTCCCCGCCGGTGCGCCCCTCTTGGTCTACCTCGGCCGCCTCGCTCCCGAGAAGAATCTGCCCGCGCTTCTGGCGGCCTTCGGACAGGTCCAGGCGGCGCGCTCCGACTGCCGCCTGCTCCTGGTCGGCGACGGCCCCAGCCGGGCCGCCCTCGAGGCTCAGGCCAAAGGCTTGCCCGTCCTCTTTGCGGGCGCGGTCGGCTACGAGGAGGTGCCGCACTACCTGGGCGCGGCCGACCTGTTCGTGACCGCCTCGACCAGCGAGGTCCTGCCGATGACCTTTTTGGAGAGCCTGGCGGCCGGCACCCCCCTCGCCGTAGCGGCCTCGCCGGCGGCCGCGGACCTCGTCGAGCCGGGCGTGAACGGTCTGTGTGGCGCGGCGGACCCGGCCAGCCTGGCCGGGACGGTCTTGGCGGCGCTCGAGCCTGAGCGCTTAGACGCGCTCAGACGCGGCGCCAGGGCCTCGGCGGCACGCTTTGAGGTAAACCGCGTCAGCGCCGCCCTAGCCGCGCACTACGGCCGGCT
Proteins encoded in this region:
- a CDS encoding glycosyltransferase — translated: MKIGIVSATYRPSRNGVATSTALLVRGLRGLGHEVRVFVPGHPEAEPEPGVYRLPSTLFGAPRDYPVLLPLPPQMSARLPLGDLDIIHAMHPFVAGRTALLWARRLHRPLVFTAHTQYHSYVHYAPTPAGLTRWAIKGHVRLFAQRADLVLAPGRAMVETLRGYGYHGAVSVIPNPVDLAAFGALEAGRVRRAHGVPAGAPLLVYLGRLAPEKNLPALLAAFGQVQAARSDCRLLLVGDGPSRAALEAQAKGLPVLFAGAVGYEEVPHYLGAADLFVTASTSEVLPMTFLESLAAGTPLAVAASPAAADLVEPGVNGLCGAADPASLAGTVLAALEPERLDALRRGARASAARFEVNRVSAALAAHYGRLVEERLAVA
- the recG gene encoding ATP-dependent DNA helicase RecG, with protein sequence MASIDDLRQRLRRPLERERSDGCRDALVVGGLEKLVDTVGRPFADVREVMRGYGALEPWAREERLEQALTLLEQPRLGEGFAPGAPSDERRAPEAERPGGLSLDELEREITAKAVDLGAQAPKKLAQIGLRSYRELLYHFPRRYEDRRALPYFSNLTDGDAATVSGLVTGRKLTRSRRGMTVVRAFLEDSLGARLTAVWFNQPWLEKQLFPGQRLIITGKVKRRGRLLEVNVSHHEIDEDKESLSAGRIVGIYPSTQGLSQSYLRRAAHRLLAAVPTFPDHLPKTVLERQALVSLDAALREIHFPSDEKALAQAIRRLKFDEFLFLELRVLLNRDTTLLGKRFTVQDEDLATFEASLPFAFTGAQRRALREILADMAGDRQMARLLQGDVGSGKTAVAAAAMYIAVKNGYQAALMAPTEILARQHYLNFLAYLYPLGLSIELLTGAMSPRERREVRERLRGAPADPGAPEHPHNSQVDLVVGTHALIQEGVEFRDLGLAVIDEEHRFGVDQRRKLLSSMPDVLVMSATPIPRSLALTYYGDLELSIIDELPPGRKPITTKLVNDSKRREVYRFAWGEIRKGRQVYLVTPLIEESEALDGIVSTTRMFDDLRAIMPQGCRTEMLHGKMPGTEKDKVMERFRRHDFDLLVSTTVIEVGVDIPNASLMIIENAERFGLSQLHQLRGRVGRGEFESTCVLIAGDRSKKTQSRLGVIEKHSDGFVIAEKDLELRGPGELRGTRQSGLPDLVLGDLASDGDIIEKARELAVTILDKDPKLEAAWAQRLKGELQKRVEAVGFREII